Part of the Novosphingobium sp. ZN18A2 genome, CGCGCGTATTGCTTGCCTTGGTCAGCGTGGTGCCGCCAATCGCGATGACACCCGGTGCCGTTGCCGGGAACTGCGCGCCATAGCCGCTGTCTCCCGCGCTGGCGGTCACCGCCACGCCCGGATGGTTGTAATACGCGGCATAGCTGGACGAGCCGCTCTCACCGCCGCCATAGCTGTTGGAAATCACCTTCGCGCCCAGCGCGGCCGCGGTGTTCACCGCCGTCGCAAGGTTGGTAAAGCTGGCGCTCGACGCCTGGACGAGCAGTATCTTGCAGTTCGGGCACATGGCGGATGCCATGTCGAGGTCAAGCGCCTGCTCTTGCGCCCAGCCGCTGTTGTAACGCGGCAGGTTGGAAGAGCCGGTCTGCCCCACCACCTTGAAGCAACCGTTCGCCGTGGTGCACGCCGGCAGACCGAACTGCGAACGATAGGTCCCAAGATCGGTTTCCGCGTTGGGATATCCATAGGCATCGACGATGGCGATCGTGGTGGCGGAACTGCCGCTTGCGGTTACCGCATAGGCGGTGCGCAAATCGGTCGGCCCGTAACCCGCCGGGTTCGTATTCGGCCCCGGTCCCGGCCCCGGCTTGCCCTTGAACGGTTCGCCCCGCGCATCGGTGCGGATCTGCGCGTCGCAGCGCGCCATGCCCAGCGTGATCGAATGGCTGCAAACGGCCTTGTGATAGACATTGCCGCTACGCTGCACGGCGTCCGTCGCGCGCGGATTGGCGTGTGCGTTCTGCGCATAGGCAGAACCGGCGCCAAGTGCCCCCAGGCCGACGACGGCAGCGAACACCCCCAAGGCCGTCTGGCCCCATCTTGCTATCTTCATGCGTTGTACCCCTGTTCAAGGTTGCACCGTGTGCCGGTGCATAAGCAGATGCTGACGCATGGCCGCCCGTTTACAACGCTGTGAAACTTCGGTTCGTCGCAATTACAAAACGTTTCACAGTTAGGTTCATTTACAACATTACATAGCAGTAATGTTTCATCCATCTATTCTTCATATTGACGGTTTGTGGACTTGATGAACCTCACGAAGCGCAAATAATGCGCCTGCCGCACGACCGGCCGTTACGTGGCGAATTCGATGGTAAACCCGTGCGGTGAAATAACCGGAGAGAACCGAACAATCGGTTGATTCGGTTCAATTATGTGCACAAAGCCCAATTCGGGGATAACTACATTTCAAAAGTGCGCAATTTTCGTCGCGCAAAACGGTGCGGGTTTGCGCCTGGAAATTGCTATGGCAAATTGCCCCGCAAACGCGAGGAAGCCCCACCGATGACACAGCGCGCCACCGGAGAACTCGTTTACCGAACGCATTGGCCGGTCCGCCTGTGGCACTGGACCAACGCGCTGGCCGTGTTCGTGATGTTGATGAGCGGATTGATGATCTTCAACGCGCATCCGCATCTCTATTGGGGCGCGTTCGGAGCCAACCCCGATCCCGCCTGGCTGGAGATCGGCAACCGTGGGCCGCACGGCTTCCTGCGCATCGGTTCGCTCGTCATCACGACAACGGGCGTTCTGGGGTTTTCCGGCGGCAAGGCCATAGCCTTTCCCGCGCTGGTGACGATCCCTTCCAGCTATAACCTTGCCGCCGCGCGGCAATGGCATTTCTTCTTCGCGTGGGTGCTGGTGCTGGGCGGCCTTGCCTTCTGGCTCTACGGCTTCGTCTCCCGCCATATCCAGCGCGACCTCTTGCCAACGCCCCGGCAACTGCGCGCTTCGCACCTGTGGGCCGATATAAAGGCGCACGCCCGATTGCGCTTTCCCACGGGGGACGATGCCCGGCATTACAATCCGTTGCAAAAGATCGCCTATGTCGCGGTCGTCTTCGTGCTGATCCCGCTGGTTGTCCTGACCGGGCTTACCATGTCTCCCAACATGGACGCGGCCTGGCCCTGGCTGCTCGATATTTTCGGCGGTCGGCAATCGGCGCGATCGATCCATTTCCTTTGCGCCATGGCGCTTGCGGCATTCATCGCCATCCACCTTGTCATGGTGGTCCTGGCAGGCCCGCTAAACGAACTGCGCGCGATGGTGACAGGCTGGTATCGCCTCCCCCCGCCCCGTTCCACACAAACGGAGGACGCGGAATGACGATCATCACCCGCCGCAACGCTCTGGTCGGCAGTGCGGGCCTGCTGCTTGCCGGCTGCGACAGGATCAATGCATCGCCCACCGTGCAGACGGTGCTGGGCCTTGGCGAAAAGGCGACGATGACGGGCCAGCGCCTTGTTACCGGTCGCAACGCGCTCGCGCCCGAGTTCGCCCGCAGCGAGATGAGCCCCGTGTTCCGCACAAACGGCAACACCCTGCCTGGCTCGACCGACTACCGCGCGTTGATGGCGAACGACTTTGCCGACTGGCGGTTGATGGTGGACGGCTTCGTCGCGCGCCCGCGCACCTTCAGCCTGGCCGAACTGAAAGCCGCACCGCAGCGCACGCAGATTACCCGGCACGATTGCGTGGAAGGGTGGAGCGCGATCGGCGAATGGACCGGCGTCCCCCTTGCGTTGCTGCTGCGCGCGGCGGGCGTATCATCCAACGCGCGCTATATCGTGTTTCACTGCGCGGACGATTTTCGCGGGCACCCCTATTACGAAAGCATCGACATGGTCGACGCGTTCCACCCGCAGACGATGCTTGCCCACACCATGAACGGCCAGCCCCTAAGCATCGGGCACGGCGCCCCGCTGCGCCTGCGTGTGGAACGCCAGCTTGGTTACAAGCAGGCGAAATACGTGATGCGGATCGAGGCGCGCTCCACGCTTGACGGCCTCTATGGCGGCAAGGGCGGATACTGGGAGGATCATTCGGGCTACCAGTGGTACGCCGGGATCTAGGCGCGCACCATTCAGCGCGCGCCCTTCGCGAGGATCAAACCCGCTCGATCACCATGGCGATGCCCTGTCCGCCGCCGATGCACATCGTGATGAGGCCATACTTGCCGCCGGTGCGCTGAAGTTCGTAAAGCGTCTTTACCGTCAGGATCGCGCCCGTGGCGCCGATCGGGTGACCGAGGGAGATGCCCGATCCGTTGACGTTGGTCTTTTCCGGATCGAAGCCGAGCTGCTTGGCAACGCCGCAAGCCTGTGCGGCGAACGCCTCGTTCGATTCGATCACGTCGATCTGGTCCAGCGTCACCCCGGCGCGTTCCAGCGCAACCGGCACCGCCTTGACCGGGCCAAGCCCCATCACGCTCGGCTCTACCCCCGCGTGGCCCCAGCCAAGCACCTTGGCGAGTGGCTTCAGCCCCTGCTCCTTCACCGCCTTGCCACTGGCGAGCACGACCGCGCCCGCACCGTCGTTGATGCCGCTGGCGTTCCCCGCGGTGACCGTGCCATCCTTTTTGAACACCGGCTTGAGGCCGGCCATCGATTCGACCGAGGCATCGGCGCGCACGTGCTCGTCCGTATCGAACGCGGTCACGCCCTTGCGGGTCTTGATCTCGACCGGAACGATCTGTTCCTTGAAGCGGCCTTCCGCGATGGCGCGGGCCGCGCGCCTGTGGCTTTCGACCGCCAGTTCGTCCTGCTCCTCGCGCGTGATCTGGCACTGCTGCGCCACGTTTTCCGCCGTCACGCCCATGTGTATGTTTTCAAACGGATCGTGCAGCGCGCCCAGCATCATGTCCTGCAAGGTCATGTCGCCCATCTTCTGGCCGGTGCGCGTTCCCTGTACGATGCGCGGCGCGTTCGACATCACTTCGGCACCACCGCCAACGGCAATGTCGCACTCGCCCAGCCTGATCGCCTGCGCGACCGAGACGATCGCCTGCAGGCCGGAACCGCACAGGCGATTGACGTTCATCGCCACCGATTCAACCGGAACGCCCGCGTTCACCGCGGCGACACGGCTGACATAGGCATCGGACGGCTGCGTGGGAACGACGGTGCCGATAGCCACCTGCTGCACCTTGTCCGCCGGAACGTCCGCGCGCGACAACGCTTCCTTGATGACGAGCGTGCCGAGGTCTGCCGGACGCTGTGAAGCGAGCGCGCCGCCGAACGTGCCGATGGCAGTGCGCGCACCGCCGACGATGTAGATGTCATTGAGGTCGGTCATGAACCTGATCCTGTATTCCCCCATCCGGCTTGCGGGAGGGGTCGGGGGTGGGCCGCCAATAGGCCCGGAATGTCAAAACTGCGGGATGGTCACCAGTCCACCCCTGGCCCTCCGCACGAGTGGGAGGGGAACACCCTCACAGCGGAATGTTGTCGTGCTTCTTCCAGGGGTTCTCCAGTTCCTTGTTGCGCAGCTTGCGCAAGGAAAGCGCAATGCGGCGGCGGGTGGAGTGAGGGAAGATCACTTCATCGACAAAGCCCTTGCTCGCCGCCACGAAGGGGTTGGCGAAGCGGTCTTCATATTCCTTGGTGCGCGCGGCGATCTTTTCCGGATCGCCAGCATCTTTGCGGAAGATGATCTCCACCGCGCCCTTCGCCCCCATCACCGCAATCTCGGCGGTGGGCCAGGCATAGTTCACGTCGCCGCGCAGGTGCTTTGAGGCCATGACGTCATAAGCCCCGCCATAGGCCTTGCGGGTGATCACGGTTATCTTGGGCACGGTCGCCTCGGCATAGGCGAACAGCAGCTTGGCGCCGTGTTTGATGATGCCGTTGTGTTCCTGCCCCGTGCCCGGAAGGAAGCCCGGCACGTCGACGAAGGTCAGGATCGGGATGGAGAAGGCATCGCAGAAGCGCACGAAACGCGCGGCCTTCTTTGACGAATTGATGTCCAGCACGCCCGCCAGCACCATCGGCTGATTGGCGACGACGCCCACTGTGCGTCCTTCCACCCGCCCGAAACCGCAGATGATGTTGCCCGCGTGGGCCGGCTGGATCTCGAAGAAATCACCCTCGTCCAGCGTTTTGCGGATCACCTCGTGCATGTCGTAAGGCTGGTTGGCGTTGGGCGGGATGATCGTATCGAGACTTTCCTCCAGCCGGTCCCACGGGTCGGCACAGGGGCGCTCCGGCACGTCCTCGCGGTTCGACAACGGCAGGTAATCGAACATGTCGCGCGCGGCGAGCAGCGCCTCGATATCGTTTTCCAGCGCAAGGTCGGCGACAGAGGTCTTGGTGGTGTGCGTGACCGCGCCGCCCAGTTCCTCTTGCGTGACGATCTCGTTCGTCACCGTCTTCACCACGTCGGGACCGGTGACGAACATGTACGAGCTGTCCTTCACCATGAAGATGAAATCTGTCATCGCCGGCGAATAGACCGCACCGCCCGCGCACGGCCCCATGATGAGGCTGATCTGCGGCACCACGCCCGATGCCAGCACGTTGCGCTGGAATATCTCGGCATAGCCGCCCAGCGAGGCGACGCCTTCCTGGATGCGCGCGCCGCCCGAATCGTTCAGCCCGATCACCGGCGCGCCAACTTTCATGGCGGCATCCATGATCTTGCAGATCTTCATCGCGTGGCGTTCGGAAACCGCGCCGCCGAACACCGTGAAATCCTGGCTGAATACATAGACGAGCCGGCCGTTGATCGTGCCGCTGCCCGTCACCACGCCGTCACCGGGGATCACCGTGTCCGGCATCCCGAAGTCGACGCAGTTGTGTTCAACGTATGCGTCCACCTCTTCGAACGAACCTTCGTCGAGGAGAACCTCAAGCCGTTCGCGCGCGGTCAGCTTGCCCTTGGCGTGCTGCGCATCGATGCGCTTTTGCCCGCCGCCCAGATGGGCTGCTTTACGGCGCTTTTCGAGTTCGGCGATGTTGGCGGACATGGGATTCAGCTCTCCTCTCTGGGAGAAACCGCCTAGCCACGGCAGGGGCTCACCGTCAATCCCGCGATTAATCGCGTGATTAAACGAAAGCGTTCAGACTTTGACGATTCCCAGATCGATCAGGCTGCGCGCGGTATCCACGATCGTGTCGCGAACGGGCCGCGGCTCCCACCCCAGCACGTCTCTGGCATGGCTTGCGTCCATATCGCGCCTGCTCCCCAGTTCGCCGATCACCTGGCGCACCACGGGATTGAACAGCGCCGCGATCCGCACCACGAAATCGGGCAGCCGCCGCAAGGGCACCTTGCGCGCTTCCGGCCCCAGTTCCGCCTTCAGGATGCGCGCGATGTCGATCATCCAGAGGAACGGGCCGGAACAGATGAAGCGTTCATCCTTCATGCCCGGCGCTTCCAGCACGCGCACGTGCAGGTCCGCCACGTCGCGCACGTCCACAATGCCGAAGCCGAAGTTCGGACAGCCGGGCAAGGCCCCGGTCATCAACTGCTTCATCGCTTCGATCGACGTGGAGAAATCGGCTGAAGCAAGCGGGCCGAGCACGAGTGCGGGATTGACGGTCGCGAACTCCATGCCGTCGCCCTCGGTCGCCACCCAGTCGCGCGCGCTGCCTTCCGCGATGGTCTTCGACTTGGCATAGGCCTGGACGCCCGGACCATCGACATCGGTCCAGTCGTCCTCGGTAAAACGGGATTTCGCCTTGCCGTGGCCATAACCGATTGCCGCGACCGACGATGTCATCACGAAGCGCTGCGCCCCCGCCGCCTTCGCCGCTTTCAACGCGCGCAGGGCACCATCTCTTGCGGGCACGATCAGGTCATTCTCATGGCGCGGCGGCTCTGCCGGAAGCGGCGATGCAACATGGCAGACATGGGTGCATCCGGCGGCCGCTTCCGCCCATCCGGCATCGTCCGTAAGGTTGGCCGCGAAGAATTTCAGCGTTTCCGCACTTCCGCCCAGAAGCGGGCGCACCCGCGCCTCGCTATCAAGGTTGCGGACGGTTGTGTGGACCGTCCAGCCTTTCGCCAGCAACTGGCGGATAATCTCCCCGCCGATATAGCCGCTGCCGCCGGTAACCAGAACCGTGCCCGCCATCGCAACCTCTCCCCGGTGTTCAGGAATAGCCGCGAAATACCACCCGTTCCGGACCGGGTCGAGTCAGCCGGGTATCTCGCCCGCCATGCCGAAATCGCGCTGCCCGCCGGGATGGTGGTCTATCGTGGCCACAAGGCTGAACACCACGGCCAGCATCAGCAGCGAAAACGCGCCAAGACCGAAGGCCAGCGTGCTGTTGCGCTTGCGTTCAACCACCAGTTGCCGTCCGGCGCGCAGGCGCTGGTCGGTCACGCGCTGCTCTTCGCTGCCGAAGCGATAGAGCACGATCAGCGCCGAAACGGCGAACATCATCGTGCCGGGTATCCACATGATGATGCCGCCGGTCTGCTCGTCCGACAGCATCGACACGTGCCACATATGCCCCAGTTCTATGTAGGCGTGATAAAGCGCCACGTTCTTGAAGGTAAGGAACGATCCGAGCACGATATTGCCCAGCGCCGCGGCAACGAACATGGCAAGCCGCGTGCCCAGCCCCGGCCCTTGCGGCGCGGTGCGGCGATCGAAGATCACCGAGAAGAACAGCAGCCCCGTAACCAGCAGCGAAATGTGCCACAGGTAATGGATCGGTTCGTTCTCGATCGCCATGTCGTGATAGTGCGGGATCATCCAGAAATAGCTGGCCGCAAGGAACAGCAGCGTCACCACCGGAGGATAGCGAAGGCCGTCTATTACCGCGCGAAGCCACCCGCGACCGGCGAAAAAGCGGCTCACCCCCGCAGGCAGGCCGCGCACCATCGCCGCTTGCGGCCGCGACAGGAAGATCAGCATCGGCGCAATCGTGCGCAGCAGCATGTGCTCAACCTGATGGACGGCGAAAATATGGTCGGCCAGTTCCTCGACCGGTGAGATCAGGGCAATGAACAGTGCGAACAGCCCGCCGAAAAAGGCCGCCATGCGCCAGCGGTCTCCGGCAAGGTCATGCCGCGCCCCGCGCCAGTAGATCCAGCCAGCAAGCACAAGGCCGATCACGATTTCGGGCGAAACGGACCACATCGACCACGGCGATGTGCCTTCGTGCACGTGATCGCCATGGGCGAAGGCAGGCGCCGGTATCAGGGCAAGCGGAAGAACGAGCGGCAAAAAGCGCGCGGAAAGGGAACGGCGGATCTCCATCACGCCAGTCTAGCAAGCCCGGCGCGCCGCGTTAACCGCTGTCCGCCTTACATTTTCGCCATGTTGCCGATGCCACACCGCTTCACCGCATCAGCACGAGTTCCTCGGCCATGCTGGGGTGCAGCGCCACGGTCGCATCGAAATCCGCCTTGGTCAGCCCGGCTTTAACCGCGACGGCGGCGGCTTGCAGGATTTCGGGCGATTCCGGGCCGATCATGTGAACGCCAAGCACCTTGCCCGATCCTTCGTCCACGATCATCTTGTAAAGCCCGCGCTCGTGCCGTTCTGCGAAGATGTTCTTCATCGGGCGGAAGTCGGACGAATAGACCTTGATGTTGCCATAGTGCGCGCGGGCCTGCGCTTCGGTCAGCCCGACACCGGCGAGCGGCGGCTGCGAGAAAACCGCGTTGGGAACGCAATCGTAATCCACGGTGCGCGGGTTGTCGCCGAACACGGTATCGGCAAAGGCGTGCCCTTCGCGGATGGCGACGGGGGTAAGCTGTATCCGGTCGGTCACGTCCCCCACGGCATAGATGCTTTCGCAGCTGGTACGGTTGTATTCATCCACGCAGATCTGGCCGCCGGGGCCGCACTCGATCCCGGCATTTTCCAGCCCCAGCCCACTGGTATTGGGCCGGCGCCCGGTGGCGACCAGCACCACGTCTGCCTCTACCGGATCGTGCTTTTCGAAATGGGCGATGAAGCCGCCGCCGTCCTGCGGCTCGATCCGCTTGATCGGGCAATGCAGGCGATATTCGATGCCGCGCCCCATCGTGATCTGCAACAGGCGGTCGCGCAGCGAATCGTCATATCCCCGCAGGATCTGGTCGGACCGGTTCACCACCGTCACGTGGCAGCCAAGTGCATTGAAAATTCCCGCGAATTCCATCGCGATATAGCCCGCGCCCTGGATCAGCACGCGCTTGGGAAGCTCTGGCAGGTGGAACACCTCGTTCGAGGTGATCGCGTGCTCCACCCCTTCGATATCGGGCATTACCGGCCAGGCGCCGGTCGCGACGAGAATGACCTTCGCGGTGATCTCGCGGCCCGAGGCCAGGCGCACCGCGTGCGGCCCGGCAATCGTCGCGCGTTCGTGGAAATGATCGACCTTATGGCTGTCCAGCGTGTTTGTGTAAGCCGTCTCCAGCCGGTCCACGTCGCGCAGCACCGTGTCGCGCAGGTGCGACCAGTTGAAATGCATCGCATCGATGTGCCAGCCGTAATGCGCGGCGTCCTGCAGCTCTTCCGCGAAATGGGAGCCATAGACGAGCAGCTTCTTGGGCACGCACCCCCGGATCACGCACGTTCCGCCGATGCGGTGTTCTTCCGCCACGGCAACCTTTGCCCCGTGCGATGCGGCCACCCGGCTTGCGCGGACGCCGCCCGACCCGGCGCCGATTACAAACAGATCGTAGTCAAAGGTATGCTCGGCCATGTGTGCTCCTGTTCAGAGGGCGCATATGGCGGCACACGCCCGCTTTTGCCAGCCTCTTGCGCCGGTCAGCCGATCCCCGCGGCATCGAGTAGCGCGGCGGTGCTGGCATCGAAACCCTCCGCACCGTCGCTTTCTATCCGCTTGGCGATCGCCTTGCCCAGTTCCACGCCGAACTGGTCGAACGAATTGATCCCCAGCATCGCGCCGTTCACGAACGTGCGATGTTCGTGGAAGGCGATCAGGCTGCCGAGCGTGGCGGGGTTGAGATCGTCGCACAGCATTGTTGCCGACGGACGGTCCCCCGGATAGGCGCGCGCCGCGTCTCCATCGTCTGCCTTCCCGCTCATCAACGCGGCCCCTTGCGCGAAGCAGTTGGACAGAAGGATGCGATGGTGCGCGGGATCGAGCACGTCGCCCGCCGCCTTCACCGCCAGGAAATCCACCGGGATCAGGTGCGTGCCCTGGTGGAGCAACTGGAACACCGCGTGCTGGGCATCGGTGCCCACCCCGCCCCACGTGACCGGCGCGCTGGGCCTGCCAAGTGGCTTCCCGTCCGCCGTCACCCGCTTGCCGTTCGATTCCATCTCAAGCTGCTGGAGATAGTCCGGCAACAGCGCCAGACGCTCGTCATAGGCGAACACCGCGCGCGTCTCGCAGCGGCGCGCCTGCGCATAATACAGATCGCCGAACGCGGCGCGAAACACGACGTTTTCGTAAAGCGCTGCTTCATAGAAGTGCCGGTCCATCGCGGCGGCACCTTCAAGGAAGGCCGAAAAATCCTCCCACCCCAGCGCCAGCGCGACCGGAAAACCGATTGACGACCACAGCGAATAACGGCCGCCGACCGTTTCCGAGAAAGGCAGGATGCGCGTTTCGTCCACGCCCCATTCGATCGCCTTGTCCGGCGATGCGGTAAGCGCCACCACGCGGCCATAGGGATCGCCCACGCCGGCCTGCCGCATCCAGTCGAGCGCGCTTTCCGCGTTGGTCATCGTTTCGATGGTGGTGAAAGTCTTGGAAGCGACCGCCAGCATCGTGGTCGCCGGATCGCAGGCGGCAAAGGCCTGTTCAAGCGCGCAGCCATCGATGTTGGAAACGACATGCACGTCCACCCGCGCGCCGTCGCGGGTCAGCGCATCGACCGCAAGCGCCGGACCGAGCGCGGACCCGCCGATGCCGATGTGGATCAGGCTCTTCACCTCTCCGAAGTCGCCGGACAGGATCGCTTCGGCCAGCCCGCGCATCCGCTCGTGATTGGCCATCGCGCGTTCGACCGATTCCCCGTTGCCGATTCCGCGTTGCGCGGTGTGTTCGGCCGCCCGGCGCTCGGTGGGATTCACGATTTCGCCCGTGAACAGCGCCTCGCGCCTGCCTTCCACGTCCATTTCGGCGGAAATGGATGACAGGACTTCCAGCACGGCGTTGTCCAGATGCGTTTTCGACCAGTCGAAGCGGATCGCACCGCCCGGCAGGTCAAGTGTGGTGCACAGCGCGTCGAGCCGACGCGGATCGGCGAAAAGTTCCTCCAGCGTGGGGCGCGGCAACGCCTCCAGCTTGCTCCAGCCCGTTTCGGTCATCTGCGCTTCATCCTTCCTGCCGCATGGCAATGTGCGGGCGTAATGCCCGTTCGGTGGCCAGCCGCCAACCCGTCGCGGACCGTGTGCGCCACTTGCGCAATGCTATTCGTGGACTGTAGTATAACAACAATACACTTGACGAAGGGGCCAGCCCTCCACATGACCGCCTCGATGACCGACACCCCCGATCCTGCGGCAGAGCCTGCAACCGCCCAGACGCCCGCCTCCACAGGCGCCGAAACCGCGCCGAAGAAAAAGCAGAAGGAAGAGGAAAGCTTCCTTGCCTTCCTGCTGAAGCTGGCCGTTGTCGTGCTGGTATTCCGCAGCTTCATCTTCTCGCCGTTCAACATTCCCAGCGAATCGATGCTGCCGAAACTGGTGGACGGGGATTATCTGCTCGCGGCCAAATGGCCCTATGGCTACTCCAGGTATTCGCTGCCCTTCAGCGTGCCTTTGATCCCCGGTCGGATACTGGCGGGTGAACCGAAACGCGGCGACGTGGCGATCTTCAAGGCGCCTCCGGGCAACGACACCGACTATATCAAGCGCGTGATCGGCCTGCCGGGAGATACGGTGCAAATGATCGGCGGGCAGCTTTACCTAAACGGCAACGCCGTGCCCAAGGTGAAGGTCGCCGATTTCGTGGTGCCGGTTTCGCCCAACACGCACTGCTATGACGCCCAGTTCGAAAAGACCGCGGCGGACGGCTCGCAGGTTTGCAGCTATCCGCAGTTTCGCGAAACGCTGCCCAGCGGGAAGAGCTACGACGTGCTCGACCTTGGCCCCCGGCCGCAGGACGACACCCCGCCCGTGGTGGTTCCCGAAGGCCACCTGTTCATGATGGGCGACAACCGCGACAATTCGCTCGACAGCCGTTATCCGGCGGTCGAGGGCGGCGGCATCGGCCTGGTGCCCGAAAAGAACCTTGTCGGGCGCGCCGAGATCATCATGTGGTCCACCAACGGTTCGGCAAGCTGGTATAACCCGATCAGCTGGTTCACCGCCGCGCGCTGGAACCGCATCGGCACGACGTTCTGAGGCGCGCGGGTGGCTCTGCCCCCTGAAACGCTGGACTTTCTCTCGAAGCTTGCCGGCGCGCCCGTGCGCGACGGCAAGCTGTGGCGGGAGGCGCTGACGCACGGCAGCATGGGCGAGCCGCGCGATTACCAGCGGCTGGAGTTCCTGGGCGACCGCGTGCTTGGCCTGGTCGTGGCGGAATGGCTTTACGAAAACAGCGAGGCCGCGGAAGGCAAGCTTTCGCAGCGTCTGAACGCGCTGGTCAGCCGCGCCACTTGCGCGGAAGTGGCGCGCACGCTGGGCGTTCCCGATCACATGCGTCTTGGCAAGCAGGCGCGCGACGATGGTGGCCAGCAGAGCGACAACATTCTGGGCGACGTGATGGAAGCCCTGATCGGTGCGCTTTTCGTGGATCGCGGGTTCGACGCGGCGCGCGAATTCGTGCGCAACGCCTGGGCAAAGCCGTTCGCGGGCGGCCATGGCCGGTCGAAGCACCCGAAGGCCGCCTTGCAGGAATGGGCCGCGGGCAACCGGCGCAAGCCGCCCGAATACACGCTCGTCTCCCGCGAAGGGCCGGACCATGCGGCAACCTTCACAGTGCGCGTTGCGGTGCGCAACGTCGGTGAGGCGGACGCGAAGGGATCGAGCAAACAGGAAGCCGAAACCGCGGCGGCACGGCTTTTCATGGAGCGATACGCATGACCGAGAAATGCGGCCTTGTTGGCGTGATCGGCGCGCCCAACGCCGGAAAGTCCACGCTGGTGAACGCGCTGGTCGGCCAGAAAGTCGCCATCGTTTCGGCCAAGGCGCAGACGACGCGCGCGCGGCTGATGGGCATCGCGCTGGCAAAGACCGATGGCGGGGACGACACGCAGATCATCCTCGTCGATACGCCCGGTATCTTCGCCCCGCGCCGCAGGCTGGATCGCGCGATGGTATCCGCCGCGTGGGAAGGCGCGCACGAAGCCGATGCGATCCTGCTGGTGGTCGATGCCCGCAAGAAGCGGCACGACGATCTGGAACCGATCCTGGACGCCTTGAAGGATCGGCCCGAACGCAAGATCCTGGCGCTCAACAAGGTCGATGCCTGCGAAAAGGAAAAGCTGCTGGTTCTGGCGCAAGACCTGGCCGGACAGGCGGATTTCGACGAGATATTCTTCGTTTCCGCGCTTACCGGCGATGGCGTGC contains:
- a CDS encoding cytochrome b/b6 domain-containing protein; its protein translation is MTQRATGELVYRTHWPVRLWHWTNALAVFVMLMSGLMIFNAHPHLYWGAFGANPDPAWLEIGNRGPHGFLRIGSLVITTTGVLGFSGGKAIAFPALVTIPSSYNLAAARQWHFFFAWVLVLGGLAFWLYGFVSRHIQRDLLPTPRQLRASHLWADIKAHARLRFPTGDDARHYNPLQKIAYVAVVFVLIPLVVLTGLTMSPNMDAAWPWLLDIFGGRQSARSIHFLCAMALAAFIAIHLVMVVLAGPLNELRAMVTGWYRLPPPRSTQTEDAE
- a CDS encoding molybdopterin-binding protein; this translates as MTIITRRNALVGSAGLLLAGCDRINASPTVQTVLGLGEKATMTGQRLVTGRNALAPEFARSEMSPVFRTNGNTLPGSTDYRALMANDFADWRLMVDGFVARPRTFSLAELKAAPQRTQITRHDCVEGWSAIGEWTGVPLALLLRAAGVSSNARYIVFHCADDFRGHPYYESIDMVDAFHPQTMLAHTMNGQPLSIGHGAPLRLRVERQLGYKQAKYVMRIEARSTLDGLYGGKGGYWEDHSGYQWYAGI
- a CDS encoding acetyl-CoA C-acyltransferase family protein, whose product is MTDLNDIYIVGGARTAIGTFGGALASQRPADLGTLVIKEALSRADVPADKVQQVAIGTVVPTQPSDAYVSRVAAVNAGVPVESVAMNVNRLCGSGLQAIVSVAQAIRLGECDIAVGGGAEVMSNAPRIVQGTRTGQKMGDMTLQDMMLGALHDPFENIHMGVTAENVAQQCQITREEQDELAVESHRRAARAIAEGRFKEQIVPVEIKTRKGVTAFDTDEHVRADASVESMAGLKPVFKKDGTVTAGNASGINDGAGAVVLASGKAVKEQGLKPLAKVLGWGHAGVEPSVMGLGPVKAVPVALERAGVTLDQIDVIESNEAFAAQACGVAKQLGFDPEKTNVNGSGISLGHPIGATGAILTVKTLYELQRTGGKYGLITMCIGGGQGIAMVIERV
- a CDS encoding acyl-CoA carboxylase subunit beta → MSANIAELEKRRKAAHLGGGQKRIDAQHAKGKLTARERLEVLLDEGSFEEVDAYVEHNCVDFGMPDTVIPGDGVVTGSGTINGRLVYVFSQDFTVFGGAVSERHAMKICKIMDAAMKVGAPVIGLNDSGGARIQEGVASLGGYAEIFQRNVLASGVVPQISLIMGPCAGGAVYSPAMTDFIFMVKDSSYMFVTGPDVVKTVTNEIVTQEELGGAVTHTTKTSVADLALENDIEALLAARDMFDYLPLSNREDVPERPCADPWDRLEESLDTIIPPNANQPYDMHEVIRKTLDEGDFFEIQPAHAGNIICGFGRVEGRTVGVVANQPMVLAGVLDINSSKKAARFVRFCDAFSIPILTFVDVPGFLPGTGQEHNGIIKHGAKLLFAYAEATVPKITVITRKAYGGAYDVMASKHLRGDVNYAWPTAEIAVMGAKGAVEIIFRKDAGDPEKIAARTKEYEDRFANPFVAASKGFVDEVIFPHSTRRRIALSLRKLRNKELENPWKKHDNIPL
- a CDS encoding NAD-dependent epimerase/dehydratase family protein, which produces MAGTVLVTGGSGYIGGEIIRQLLAKGWTVHTTVRNLDSEARVRPLLGGSAETLKFFAANLTDDAGWAEAAAGCTHVCHVASPLPAEPPRHENDLIVPARDGALRALKAAKAAGAQRFVMTSSVAAIGYGHGKAKSRFTEDDWTDVDGPGVQAYAKSKTIAEGSARDWVATEGDGMEFATVNPALVLGPLASADFSTSIEAMKQLMTGALPGCPNFGFGIVDVRDVADLHVRVLEAPGMKDERFICSGPFLWMIDIARILKAELGPEARKVPLRRLPDFVVRIAALFNPVVRQVIGELGSRRDMDASHARDVLGWEPRPVRDTIVDTARSLIDLGIVKV
- a CDS encoding cytochrome c oxidase assembly protein, translating into MEIRRSLSARFLPLVLPLALIPAPAFAHGDHVHEGTSPWSMWSVSPEIVIGLVLAGWIYWRGARHDLAGDRWRMAAFFGGLFALFIALISPVEELADHIFAVHQVEHMLLRTIAPMLIFLSRPQAAMVRGLPAGVSRFFAGRGWLRAVIDGLRYPPVVTLLFLAASYFWMIPHYHDMAIENEPIHYLWHISLLVTGLLFFSVIFDRRTAPQGPGLGTRLAMFVAAALGNIVLGSFLTFKNVALYHAYIELGHMWHVSMLSDEQTGGIIMWIPGTMMFAVSALIVLYRFGSEEQRVTDQRLRAGRQLVVERKRNSTLAFGLGAFSLLMLAVVFSLVATIDHHPGGQRDFGMAGEIPG